From Desulfovibrio sp., the proteins below share one genomic window:
- the gcvT gene encoding glycine cleavage system aminomethyltransferase GcvT, translating to MSDLRTPLTSWHEAQGAKMAPFAGWLMPIQYEGILAEHLHTRNHAGIFDICHMGEFRIEGPGATEALSLAVSHNLETLAPGKCRYGFLLNEKGGVLDDGIIYRFGPESFMAVVNAACAENDLATLRARLPENVKITDISSETGKVDLQGPESLDVLEKLMGQNFHDLGYFSFRESQWQGVPVLVSRTGYTGELGYELYLPASKTEDFWKALLTDERVKPVGLGARDTLRLEAGLPLYGHDLDEDHSPAEAGMGRMMTSQADYVGKKGAQVIREVLMPLKIEGRRSARHGDVVALPGGDAVGRVTSGSIAPSLGYVIAFAWVDAAHADKENFVVRAARTELPAAKVDVPFYKEGTARKKLA from the coding sequence ATGTCGGATTTGCGTACCCCGCTAACCTCCTGGCATGAAGCCCAGGGCGCCAAGATGGCCCCTTTCGCCGGCTGGCTCATGCCCATCCAGTATGAAGGAATCCTTGCGGAACACCTGCATACCAGAAACCATGCCGGTATTTTTGATATCTGCCACATGGGCGAGTTCCGCATTGAAGGCCCCGGCGCGACAGAGGCTCTGTCGCTTGCCGTAAGTCACAACCTTGAAACCCTGGCTCCCGGAAAATGCCGCTACGGCTTTTTGCTCAATGAAAAGGGCGGCGTGCTTGACGACGGCATCATTTACCGTTTTGGGCCGGAATCCTTCATGGCTGTGGTCAATGCCGCCTGCGCGGAAAACGATCTGGCCACCCTGCGTGCCCGCCTGCCGGAAAACGTGAAAATTACGGATATTTCAAGCGAGACTGGCAAGGTGGACCTGCAAGGTCCGGAATCGCTGGACGTGCTTGAAAAGCTCATGGGCCAGAACTTTCATGACCTCGGTTACTTCTCCTTCCGCGAATCGCAGTGGCAGGGCGTGCCCGTGCTGGTGAGCCGCACAGGCTACACCGGCGAACTGGGCTACGAACTCTATCTGCCCGCCAGCAAGACAGAAGACTTCTGGAAAGCCCTGCTGACCGACGAGCGCGTGAAGCCCGTGGGCCTTGGCGCGCGCGACACCCTGCGCCTTGAGGCGGGCCTGCCCCTGTACGGACATGACCTTGATGAAGACCACAGCCCGGCCGAAGCTGGCATGGGCCGCATGATGACGAGTCAGGCGGACTATGTGGGCAAGAAAGGGGCGCAGGTCATCCGCGAGGTTCTGATGCCCCTGAAGATCGAAGGCCGCCGTTCCGCCCGTCATGGCGATGTCGTGGCCCTGCCCGGCGGCGATGCCGTGGGCCGCGTCACCAGCGGTTCCATCGCGCCTTCTCTCGGTTATGTCATTGCCTTTGCCTGGGTGGACGCCGCCCATGCCGACAAGGAAAACTTTGTGGTGCGCGCCGCAAGAACGGAACTGCCCGCCGCGAAGGTGGACGTTCCCTTCTACAAAGAAGGCACGGCCCGCAAAAAACTGGCCTGA
- a CDS encoding PstA family ABC transporter permease produces the protein MRRGALVQMCMRWLLRACAVIPCAAVLFLLGFLTVKGAPQLGSHLLFGDVPPLDALLGRRPVWDGLWPACAGTLYLVGLTMALALFPGVGCGLYLAEFAPARQAGRIRLAMDVLAGTPSIVMGLFGFTLILFLRHSVWPGANTSLLLSACCLALLVLPVIVTTTCEALEAVPDSLRLTGAALGFTRRQLARRVLLPAAGPGIWGGVLLATGRAAEDTAVIMLTGVVANAGLPGGLADKFEALPFSIYYTAAQYQNTDELLRGFGAALVLLLLSSALLFCARRMEKRFRQRWQGVA, from the coding sequence ATGAGGCGCGGCGCTCTTGTGCAGATGTGCATGCGCTGGCTGTTGCGCGCCTGTGCCGTCATCCCATGTGCGGCCGTGCTTTTTCTATTGGGCTTTCTGACCGTCAAGGGCGCTCCGCAGTTGGGCAGCCATCTGCTTTTTGGCGACGTGCCGCCCCTGGACGCCCTGCTGGGACGCCGCCCTGTGTGGGACGGACTGTGGCCAGCCTGCGCGGGAACCCTGTATCTCGTGGGCCTGACCATGGCGCTGGCCCTTTTTCCCGGCGTGGGCTGCGGTCTGTATCTGGCGGAATTCGCTCCGGCGCGTCAGGCCGGGCGCATCCGTCTGGCCATGGATGTACTGGCGGGCACGCCTTCCATCGTCATGGGGCTTTTCGGCTTTACGCTCATACTTTTTCTGCGTCATTCCGTCTGGCCCGGAGCCAACACGTCCCTGCTGCTCTCGGCCTGCTGCCTGGCCCTTCTGGTGTTGCCGGTCATTGTGACCACCACCTGTGAAGCTCTGGAGGCTGTGCCCGACAGTCTGCGCCTCACAGGAGCCGCGCTGGGCTTTACCCGGCGGCAGCTTGCCCGCAGGGTTCTGCTGCCTGCCGCCGGGCCTGGCATATGGGGTGGCGTGCTGCTGGCCACGGGCAGGGCAGCCGAAGACACGGCGGTGATCATGCTTACGGGCGTTGTGGCCAATGCCGGACTGCCCGGCGGGCTGGCGGACAAGTTTGAGGCTTTGCCTTTTTCCATTTACTATACCGCTGCGCAGTACCAGAATACGGACGAATTGCTGCGCGGTTTCGGAGCGGCTCTGGTGCTGCTTTTGCTGTCGTCGGCCCTGCTTTTTTGCGCCCGGCGTATGGAAAAGCGCTTTCGCCAGCGCTGGCAGGGGGTAGCGTGA
- a CDS encoding UDP-glucuronic acid decarboxylase family protein: protein MHLRKRILVTGGSGFLGSHLCERLLNEGHEVLCLDNFFSSARANVEEFLDNRRFELIRHDVTFPLYVEVDEIYNLACPASPIHYQHDPVQTIKTCVHGAINMLGLAKRLKARIYQASTSEVYGDPEIHPQPEDYWGHVNPNGIRSCYDEGKRCAEALFFAYWRQGGLPIKVGRIFNTYGPKMHPNDGRVVSNFIIQALKGEAITIYGDGSQTRSFCYVDDLIECMVRFMASPEDFIGPMNMGNPGEFTIRELAEKVVEMTGSKSVISYEPLPCDDPKQRKPDITLAREKLGWEPQVKLEDGLKKTIAHFEDMLKQGMA from the coding sequence ATGCATCTCCGCAAACGTATACTTGTTACAGGCGGTTCAGGCTTTCTGGGTTCTCACCTGTGTGAAAGACTGCTCAACGAAGGCCACGAGGTTCTCTGCCTGGACAACTTTTTTTCCAGCGCCCGCGCCAATGTTGAAGAATTCCTCGACAACAGAAGGTTTGAACTCATCCGCCATGATGTGACCTTTCCCCTCTACGTGGAAGTGGACGAAATCTACAATCTGGCCTGCCCGGCCTCGCCCATACACTATCAGCACGACCCCGTGCAGACCATCAAGACCTGCGTTCACGGGGCCATCAACATGCTGGGCCTGGCCAAGCGGCTCAAGGCGCGCATCTATCAGGCTTCCACCAGCGAAGTGTACGGCGACCCCGAAATCCATCCGCAGCCCGAGGACTACTGGGGCCACGTGAACCCCAACGGCATCCGCTCCTGCTACGACGAAGGCAAGCGTTGCGCCGAAGCCCTGTTTTTCGCCTACTGGCGTCAGGGCGGCCTGCCCATCAAGGTGGGACGCATCTTCAACACCTACGGCCCCAAGATGCACCCCAACGACGGGCGTGTGGTGTCCAACTTCATTATCCAGGCGCTCAAGGGCGAAGCCATCACCATTTACGGCGATGGCAGCCAGACGCGCTCCTTCTGCTATGTGGATGATCTCATCGAATGCATGGTGCGCTTCATGGCCTCGCCGGAAGATTTCATCGGCCCCATGAACATGGGCAACCCCGGTGAATTCACCATCCGCGAACTGGCTGAAAAGGTTGTGGAAATGACAGGCAGCAAATCGGTCATCAGCTACGAACCGCTGCCCTGCGACGACCCCAAGCAGCGCAAGCCCGACATCACCCTTGCCCGTGAAAAACTGGGCTGGGAGCCTCAGGTCAAGCTCGAAGACGGCCTGAAAAAAACCATTGCGCACTTTGAGGATATGCTGAAACAGGGCATGGCCTAA
- a CDS encoding proton-conducting transporter membrane subunit, which translates to MTLFIITLLILAAAAAGTALLAFLPPTAGNGRAANLLGSCGAAAGCVAGLCALAFSPWSEAVSLSLPWGLPIGACTLGLDPLSRVFLLPVFGLGFVCAISGGIALRHEQSQEHNLAAHWFFYLLLLLGLALVMAARDAVLFMLSWELMSLAPFFLIDFNDGDRKVRDASWVYLVAAHLGAVALMAFFVLLWQSTGTTSLDALQGGGVMLGVVRDAGPHVLTALFVLAVLGFGAKMGLAPMHVWLPEAHPAAPSHVSALLSGAMINAGLYGIIRSLGMLATPGAAPEWWGWALLLVGLGTGLMGILKALGQSNLKRLLAYSSVENMGLMLMGVGASLIGLSCGNAWIATLGLAGCLMHMLNHAGFKGLLFLCAGEVLHATGTVRMGLLGGLQKRLPLLGAAFALGAAAIACLPPLNGFAGELVLALSLLDGPALPGLERQVGLLLALVGLALISGLAAALYAKAYGITFLGEPRTGFAANARPLGWKTLWPLALPAAVCVIGGLAAPMFFDLASMTGLAALPMPNDMQAAAAAGQDQARTSLAMVSLVCSIALGLSLAGIILRKRMLRRRSVTSMPTWGCGYQGGSARIQYTDAGFSEPLGKIFAPGMGLNVRMNLDSRLFPQSGSLSVSAPDRLRNGFYTPLFEAVERLCNACKIIQHGKIHLYILYILATVVGLLIWGLSA; encoded by the coding sequence ATGACGCTCTTTATCATAACCCTGCTCATCCTGGCGGCCGCAGCCGCCGGAACGGCACTGCTGGCTTTTTTGCCGCCAACGGCGGGCAATGGCCGCGCCGCCAACCTGCTGGGCTCCTGCGGAGCCGCAGCAGGTTGCGTGGCTGGCCTGTGCGCCCTGGCGTTTTCCCCCTGGAGCGAGGCTGTCTCGTTAAGCCTGCCATGGGGACTGCCCATAGGAGCCTGTACCCTGGGGCTTGACCCCCTGAGCAGGGTCTTCCTGCTGCCGGTCTTTGGGCTGGGTTTTGTATGCGCCATTTCCGGCGGCATTGCCCTGCGCCATGAGCAGTCGCAGGAGCACAACCTGGCAGCCCACTGGTTCTTCTATCTGCTGCTGCTTCTGGGCCTGGCGCTCGTCATGGCCGCACGCGATGCCGTGCTCTTCATGCTGTCGTGGGAGCTCATGTCTCTCGCGCCCTTTTTTCTCATCGACTTTAACGACGGCGACCGTAAGGTGCGCGACGCTTCATGGGTCTACCTTGTGGCGGCCCATCTTGGCGCGGTGGCCCTCATGGCCTTTTTTGTCCTGCTCTGGCAAAGCACGGGCACCACGTCCCTTGATGCCCTGCAAGGCGGCGGCGTCATGCTGGGAGTGGTGCGCGACGCTGGCCCCCACGTGCTGACGGCCCTTTTTGTGCTGGCTGTTCTGGGCTTTGGAGCCAAGATGGGCCTTGCGCCCATGCACGTCTGGCTTCCGGAAGCGCACCCGGCCGCCCCCAGTCACGTGTCTGCCCTGCTTTCGGGGGCCATGATCAACGCTGGCCTTTACGGCATCATCCGCAGCCTGGGCATGCTGGCCACTCCGGGCGCAGCCCCCGAATGGTGGGGCTGGGCCTTGTTGCTTGTGGGCCTGGGCACGGGCCTCATGGGTATTTTAAAAGCTCTGGGGCAGAGCAACCTCAAACGCCTGCTGGCCTATTCCAGCGTTGAAAACATGGGCCTCATGCTCATGGGCGTGGGTGCGAGCCTTATTGGCCTTTCCTGCGGCAACGCCTGGATTGCGACCCTGGGCCTGGCAGGCTGCCTCATGCACATGCTGAATCACGCAGGCTTCAAGGGGCTGCTTTTTCTGTGCGCGGGCGAAGTGCTGCACGCCACGGGCACGGTGCGTATGGGACTGCTCGGCGGATTACAGAAGCGCCTGCCGCTGCTGGGCGCGGCCTTTGCCCTCGGCGCGGCCGCCATTGCCTGTCTGCCGCCGCTCAATGGCTTTGCGGGCGAACTTGTGCTGGCGCTCTCCCTTCTGGACGGCCCCGCCCTTCCCGGCCTTGAACGCCAGGTAGGGCTTCTGCTGGCGCTGGTGGGCCTCGCCCTCATCAGCGGACTTGCGGCCGCCCTTTACGCCAAGGCTTACGGCATCACCTTTCTTGGCGAGCCCCGCACCGGTTTTGCGGCCAATGCGCGCCCTCTGGGCTGGAAGACCCTCTGGCCTCTGGCGCTGCCCGCCGCCGTCTGCGTGATTGGCGGGCTGGCGGCTCCGATGTTTTTTGACCTTGCCTCCATGACGGGCCTTGCCGCGCTGCCCATGCCCAACGACATGCAGGCCGCAGCCGCAGCAGGGCAGGATCAGGCACGCACCAGCCTCGCCATGGTGTCGCTGGTGTGTTCCATCGCCCTCGGGCTCTCCCTCGCGGGCATTATCCTGCGCAAAAGAATGCTCCGGCGGCGCAGCGTGACGTCCATGCCCACATGGGGCTGCGGCTACCAGGGCGGTTCGGCGCGCATCCAGTACACGGATGCCGGATTCTCCGAACCGCTGGGCAAAATTTTTGCGCCGGGCATGGGGCTTAACGTGCGCATGAACCTTGATTCCCGTCTGTTTCCCCAAAGCGGTTCCCTGAGCGTCTCTGCGCCGGACCGCCTGCGCAACGGCTTTTACACCCCCCTGTTCGAGGCTGTGGAACGCTTGTGCAATGCCTGCAAAATCATACAGCACGGCAAGATCCACCTCTATATCCTGTATATCCTCGCCACTGTGGTGGGCCTGCTTATCTGGGGGCTGAGCGCATGA
- a CDS encoding PstC family ABC transporter permease — protein sequence MSKNRATSALQGGSAAALPPAGLQTADHTDSPGLALRLSVWVAVLAVVLLFAMVVMAALPAIRLPGPGGPLDWVWQPTQGRFGILPMCVGSLALAAVALLLGWPLAVGLSCWLLTEESPALQPLVRFTESLVRFMTTVPTVVYGFAAVFLLTPFARALLGGTGMCLAAAGVMLVLLILPTMTLILMAGLRPRFERLCPWGLAMGFSRFDLVRLFVLPRSGRNLASAAVLGFGRAVGDTLIPLMLAGNATHVPGGLAESMRSLTAHMALVTANEVGGAAYNSLFVAGLVLLAVNTAASLALRRLVSRKNETTATSQHEASA from the coding sequence ATGTCAAAAAATAGGGCTACGTCAGCCCTTCAAGGCGGGAGCGCTGCGGCGCTTCCGCCTGCGGGCCTGCAAACGGCGGATCATACGGACAGTCCGGGCCTTGCCCTGCGCCTGTCGGTATGGGTGGCAGTGCTGGCCGTGGTGCTGCTTTTTGCCATGGTCGTCATGGCAGCCCTGCCCGCCATAAGACTTCCCGGCCCCGGCGGCCCCCTTGACTGGGTCTGGCAGCCCACGCAGGGGAGGTTCGGCATCCTGCCCATGTGCGTGGGGTCTCTGGCCCTTGCCGCAGTGGCCCTGCTGCTGGGCTGGCCTCTGGCCGTGGGCCTGAGCTGCTGGCTGCTTACCGAAGAATCTCCCGCCCTGCAGCCCCTGGTTCGCTTTACAGAATCCCTTGTGCGCTTCATGACCACGGTGCCCACGGTTGTGTACGGTTTTGCCGCCGTTTTTCTGCTGACGCCCTTTGCGCGGGCGCTGCTGGGCGGCACTGGCATGTGTCTGGCCGCCGCTGGCGTGATGCTGGTTCTGCTGATTTTGCCAACCATGACGCTGATCCTGATGGCGGGCCTGCGACCGCGGTTTGAGCGGCTTTGCCCCTGGGGCCTGGCCATGGGTTTCAGCCGTTTTGACCTGGTGCGCCTTTTTGTGCTGCCCCGATCTGGCCGCAATCTGGCCAGCGCCGCTGTGCTGGGCTTTGGCAGGGCCGTGGGCGACACGCTCATTCCGCTCATGCTGGCGGGCAACGCCACGCACGTGCCCGGCGGCCTGGCCGAAAGCATGCGCAGCCTCACGGCGCACATGGCTCTGGTCACGGCCAATGAGGTGGGCGGGGCGGCGTACAATTCCCTTTTTGTGGCAGGACTCGTTCTGCTGGCGGTCAATACGGCGGCAAGCCTGGCCTTGCGTCGACTTGTCAGCCGGAAGAACGAAACGACGGCCACGTCGCAGCATGAGGCGTCGGCATGA
- the gcvH gene encoding glycine cleavage system protein GcvH — MATNPTNLLYSKSHEWVRLEGDEAVVGITHFAQESLGDITYVELPLVGDEVSEEGEFGSVESVKAASDLISPVSGDVTSVNTALEDAPEKCNSDPYGEGWLLKVNVSRKPEGLMDAAAYEAFCATEGH, encoded by the coding sequence ATGGCTACCAATCCCACGAATCTGTTGTACAGCAAAAGCCACGAATGGGTTCGCCTTGAGGGCGACGAGGCAGTGGTGGGCATCACCCACTTTGCCCAGGAATCCCTCGGCGACATCACCTATGTGGAACTGCCCCTGGTGGGCGACGAAGTGAGCGAGGAAGGGGAGTTCGGTTCCGTTGAGTCCGTCAAGGCGGCCAGCGACCTGATTTCGCCGGTGAGCGGCGATGTCACCAGCGTCAACACCGCCCTGGAAGACGCCCCTGAAAAATGCAACAGCGATCCCTACGGCGAGGGCTGGCTTTTGAAGGTCAATGTTTCCCGCAAGCCCGAAGGCCTTATGGACGCGGCAGCGTACGAGGCTTTTTGCGCCACTGAAGGCCATTAG
- a CDS encoding TatD family hydrolase encodes MSKKSVERIDPLTVALPPEGVDSHAHLDGEEFDQDREAVLERARACGVAQVGNVFLGPEDFAARRQYFEAHPQVFFLLGIHPCHGLGCTPQALEAMRRAFAEDPRLKAVGEIGLDFYWDDCPREVQYEAFTTQLHLAREVGRPVVIHCREAEEETLMVLESQGFKDYPLLWHCFGKGPDMAARILGNGWHISVPGPVTYKANEELRQAVALIPADRLMLETDAPYLAPLPWRGKRNEPAFTVFTARSVAEARGQEPEEVWRVCGNNARRFFGL; translated from the coding sequence ATGTCCAAGAAATCCGTTGAACGTATTGATCCCCTTACCGTGGCGTTGCCGCCTGAAGGCGTGGACAGCCACGCCCATCTGGACGGCGAGGAATTTGACCAGGACCGTGAGGCAGTGCTTGAGCGCGCCCGCGCCTGCGGCGTGGCCCAAGTGGGCAACGTCTTTCTGGGGCCGGAAGACTTCGCCGCCAGGCGGCAGTATTTCGAGGCGCACCCGCAGGTGTTTTTTCTGCTGGGCATCCATCCCTGCCACGGGCTGGGCTGCACGCCGCAGGCGCTTGAGGCCATGCGCCGCGCCTTTGCCGAAGACCCTCGCCTGAAAGCGGTGGGCGAGATAGGGCTGGATTTTTATTGGGACGACTGCCCCCGCGAGGTGCAGTATGAGGCCTTTACCACCCAGTTGCATCTGGCGCGTGAAGTGGGGCGGCCTGTGGTGATCCATTGCCGCGAGGCTGAAGAAGAAACCCTTATGGTTCTGGAATCGCAGGGATTCAAGGATTACCCCCTGCTGTGGCACTGCTTTGGCAAGGGGCCGGACATGGCCGCGCGCATCCTTGGCAACGGCTGGCATATCTCGGTTCCCGGCCCTGTTACCTATAAGGCCAATGAAGAACTACGGCAGGCTGTGGCCCTGATCCCTGCCGACCGCCTCATGCTGGAAACCGACGCTCCCTATCTCGCGCCCCTGCCCTGGCGCGGCAAGCGCAACGAACCCGCGTTTACGGTATTTACGGCCCGCTCCGTGGCCGAGGCGCGCGGGCAGGAGCCGGAAGAGGTCTGGCGCGTGTGCGGGAACAACGCCCGCCGCTTTTTCGGCCTGTAG
- a CDS encoding phosphate ABC transporter substrate-binding protein encodes MKRGILAALLLLCGMGTALAAAPAAPLDAFKGQKGVIDIAGGTAHIPVMKEAARQIMEANPAVRITVAGGGSGVGVQKVGEGIVQIGNTGRALKPAEVEKYGLVSFPFAIDGVAVAVNPGNRVEGLTKAQIKDIFSGKIANWKEVGGADAPISLYVREDGSGTRETFEERALDKGASAAAANVVNSNGAMKTAISQDPNAVGYVGIGHLDKSIKGVSVDGMAPSQENAASGQYTVTRLLYMNTKGEPQGITRGFVDYIFTPAGQEIVSKAGYIPYVKK; translated from the coding sequence ATGAAACGTGGAATCCTCGCGGCCCTTTTGCTTTTGTGCGGCATGGGCACGGCCCTGGCCGCCGCTCCGGCAGCGCCCCTGGACGCCTTCAAGGGCCAGAAGGGCGTTATCGACATCGCGGGCGGCACTGCCCACATCCCTGTTATGAAGGAAGCCGCCAGGCAGATTATGGAGGCCAACCCCGCCGTGCGCATCACCGTGGCCGGCGGCGGTTCCGGCGTGGGCGTGCAGAAGGTGGGCGAGGGCATTGTGCAGATCGGCAATACTGGCCGCGCCCTCAAGCCTGCTGAAGTGGAAAAGTACGGCCTCGTGTCCTTTCCTTTCGCCATTGACGGCGTGGCCGTGGCCGTCAACCCGGGCAACAGGGTCGAGGGGCTGACCAAGGCCCAGATCAAGGATATTTTCTCCGGCAAGATCGCCAACTGGAAGGAAGTGGGCGGCGCTGACGCCCCCATATCCCTCTATGTGCGCGAAGACGGCAGCGGCACCCGCGAGACCTTTGAAGAGCGCGCTCTGGACAAGGGCGCATCCGCCGCGGCGGCCAATGTGGTCAATTCCAACGGAGCCATGAAAACCGCCATCAGTCAGGATCCCAACGCCGTCGGCTATGTGGGCATCGGCCACCTGGACAAGAGCATCAAGGGCGTAAGCGTGGACGGCATGGCCCCCAGCCAGGAAAACGCCGCCTCCGGGCAGTACACCGTCACCCGCCTGCTGTACATGAACACCAAGGGCGAGCCCCAGGGCATCACCAGGGGCTTTGTGGACTACATCTTTACTCCTGCCGGGCAGGAGATTGTGTCCAAGGCTGGCTACATCCCCTATGTCAAAAAATAG
- a CDS encoding phosphate ABC transporter ATP-binding protein has protein sequence MSSAVRINDLCVYFGQQQVLHNVRMEAPGRGITVLAGRSGSGKTTLLRALNRLNETFFHCRTSGVVELDLGRGLEAIYPAPGVSVRPLAQLRRLVGMVFQTPNVLPVSVERNLALPLEVVAGLPEKERGLKTREALVSVGLWEEVKDRLDTPADRLSGGQQQRLCLARALALEPAMLLLDEPTASLDVHATEEIESLLLRLASEYPLLVVSHNPEQAVRLGERLVIMAEGRVQQVFERGQVDGEAVARALADAG, from the coding sequence GTGAGTTCTGCGGTTCGCATCAATGATCTGTGCGTGTATTTCGGGCAGCAGCAGGTGCTGCACAATGTCCGCATGGAGGCCCCCGGGCGGGGCATCACCGTGCTTGCCGGGCGTTCCGGTTCGGGCAAGACCACCTTGCTGCGCGCCTTGAACCGTCTGAACGAGACTTTTTTTCACTGCCGCACCTCGGGCGTGGTGGAGCTTGATCTTGGGCGCGGGCTTGAAGCCATATATCCCGCGCCCGGCGTGTCCGTGCGCCCGCTGGCGCAACTTCGCCGTCTGGTGGGCATGGTTTTTCAGACGCCCAACGTCCTGCCCGTCAGCGTGGAACGCAACCTTGCCCTGCCCCTTGAAGTGGTGGCGGGCCTGCCCGAAAAGGAGCGCGGCCTGAAAACCCGTGAGGCGCTCGTGAGCGTGGGCCTGTGGGAGGAGGTCAAAGACCGCCTTGATACGCCTGCGGATCGACTTTCCGGCGGGCAGCAGCAGCGCCTCTGCCTGGCGCGGGCGCTGGCTCTGGAGCCGGCCATGCTGTTGCTGGACGAGCCCACGGCATCCCTGGACGTTCATGCCACGGAGGAGATTGAAAGCCTGCTTTTGCGTCTTGCCTCCGAGTATCCGCTGCTGGTGGTTTCGCACAATCCGGAGCAGGCCGTGCGCCTGGGAGAGCGGCTGGTCATCATGGCGGAAGGCCGTGTGCAGCAAGTTTTTGAGCGCGGGCAGGTGGACGGCGAGGCCGTGGCCCGTGCCCTTGCGGACGCGGGCTAG
- a CDS encoding lipoate--protein ligase, with protein sequence MEHLTFSTLDPAFNLALEEVLFQSLPAGHPGWFLLWQNGPSVIVGRHQCTADEVNADFIRRENLPVVRRITGGGAVYHDTGNLNFSFIEHANGREKVDFRRYLEPVCAALADLGVQAVLSGRNDIEANGRKISGSGQMLRRGKVLHHGTLLIDVNFERLVDALNVDPEKMRSKGVASVRSRVGNISEYWRSGSDIVALTAALLRRCADAPGTVDDALVAEAQKLADEKYRQWSWNYGAMPNFTERKRQRFDWGTVELRMDVKGGHIAACKILGDFFCNAGEGIQELERLLIGVSREPEHLEHALNQADLSRYFSNCEPSVMTRFFAQA encoded by the coding sequence ATGGAGCATCTGACTTTTTCAACCCTTGATCCAGCCTTTAACCTTGCGCTTGAAGAAGTTCTGTTCCAGTCCTTGCCTGCTGGTCATCCCGGCTGGTTTCTGCTTTGGCAGAATGGCCCCTCGGTCATTGTGGGCCGCCATCAATGCACCGCCGATGAAGTGAATGCAGACTTCATACGGCGCGAAAATCTGCCTGTGGTACGCCGTATAACCGGCGGCGGAGCCGTGTACCACGATACGGGCAATCTCAATTTTTCCTTTATTGAACACGCCAATGGCCGCGAAAAAGTGGACTTCAGGCGTTATCTCGAACCCGTGTGCGCTGCGCTGGCCGATCTTGGCGTGCAGGCCGTGCTGTCGGGCCGCAACGACATTGAGGCCAATGGGCGCAAAATTTCCGGCAGCGGGCAGATGCTGCGGCGGGGCAAGGTGCTGCACCACGGGACCCTGCTCATTGACGTGAATTTTGAGCGGCTTGTGGACGCTTTGAATGTGGACCCGGAAAAAATGCGCTCCAAGGGCGTTGCCTCGGTGCGGTCGCGGGTGGGCAATATTTCGGAATACTGGCGTTCCGGCAGTGATATCGTGGCTCTGACAGCGGCCCTGCTGCGCCGTTGCGCCGACGCTCCCGGCACGGTGGACGACGCCCTTGTGGCCGAGGCCCAAAAGCTGGCCGATGAAAAATACCGGCAGTGGAGCTGGAACTACGGGGCCATGCCCAATTTTACCGAGCGCAAGCGGCAGCGCTTTGATTGGGGCACAGTTGAACTGCGCATGGACGTAAAAGGCGGGCACATAGCTGCCTGTAAAATATTGGGCGATTTTTTCTGCAATGCAGGTGAGGGCATTCAAGAGTTGGAGCGCCTCCTTATTGGTGTTTCACGAGAACCGGAACACCTGGAACACGCTTTGAATCAGGCTGACTTGTCCCGCTATTTCAGCAATTGCGAACCGTCTGTTATGACAAGGTTTTTTGCCCAGGCGTAA